A genomic stretch from Hemicordylus capensis ecotype Gifberg chromosome 1, rHemCap1.1.pri, whole genome shotgun sequence includes:
- the GCA gene encoding grancalcin isoform X1 encodes MTYPGFGAYGAYRGQMPMQMAVGQPVPGGVQSVAHGGSPGYSVYSGAYAAAAAADPLWTFFTAIAGQDGEMDAEELQRSLTQSGISGNYSPFSLETCRIMISMLDRENTGKMGFNEFKELWGALSAWKQNFMMIDQDRSGTVELHELTQVIVAMGYRLSPQTLIAIVKRYSKNGRIFFDDYVACCVKLRALTDFFRRRDSMQQGIVNLVYDDFVQCTMAI; translated from the exons TATGGAGCTTACCGTGGCCAGATGCCAATGCAAATGGCAGTGGGCCAACCAGTTCCAGGAGGAGTACAAAGTGTGGCCCACGGTGGATCTCCTGGATATTCTGTATATTCTGGTGCctatgctgccgccgccgctgctgatCCCTTGTGGACGTTCTTCACTGCTATTGCTGGGCAG GATGGTGAAATGGATGCTGAGGAGCTGCAAAGATCTCTAACACAGTCGGGAATCAGTGGAAATTATTCTC CATTCAGCTTGGAGACCTGCAGAATCATGATATCAATGTTGGAT AGAGAGAATACTGGGAAAATGGGATTCAATGAATTCAAGGAACTTTGGGGAGCGCTCAGTGCTTGGAAGCAGAATTTCATGATGATAGATCAAGACCGAAGTGGAACTGTGGAACTTCATGAACTGACTCAAGTCATTGTAGCTATGG GTTATCGGCTAAGCCCACAGACATTAATTGCAATTGTAAAACGTTACAGCAAGAATGGCAGAATTTTTTTTGATGACTATGTGGCTTGCTGTGTGAAGCTTCGAGCTCTGACTG acttcttCAGGAGGCGGGACAGCATGCAGCAGGGCATTGTGAATCTTGTATATGATGAT TTTGTGCAGTGCACCATGGCTATTTGA
- the GCA gene encoding grancalcin isoform X2, translating into MEAWALTLKRTDQDGEMDAEELQRSLTQSGISGNYSPFSLETCRIMISMLDRENTGKMGFNEFKELWGALSAWKQNFMMIDQDRSGTVELHELTQVIVAMGYRLSPQTLIAIVKRYSKNGRIFFDDYVACCVKLRALTDFFRRRDSMQQGIVNLVYDDFVQCTMAI; encoded by the exons ATGGAAGCGTGGGCCTTGACACTCAAAAGAACTGATCAG GATGGTGAAATGGATGCTGAGGAGCTGCAAAGATCTCTAACACAGTCGGGAATCAGTGGAAATTATTCTC CATTCAGCTTGGAGACCTGCAGAATCATGATATCAATGTTGGAT AGAGAGAATACTGGGAAAATGGGATTCAATGAATTCAAGGAACTTTGGGGAGCGCTCAGTGCTTGGAAGCAGAATTTCATGATGATAGATCAAGACCGAAGTGGAACTGTGGAACTTCATGAACTGACTCAAGTCATTGTAGCTATGG GTTATCGGCTAAGCCCACAGACATTAATTGCAATTGTAAAACGTTACAGCAAGAATGGCAGAATTTTTTTTGATGACTATGTGGCTTGCTGTGTGAAGCTTCGAGCTCTGACTG acttcttCAGGAGGCGGGACAGCATGCAGCAGGGCATTGTGAATCTTGTATATGATGAT TTTGTGCAGTGCACCATGGCTATTTGA